The Fimbriimonadaceae bacterium nucleotide sequence GCGGAATGTCGCCGGCAACTCGGTGAAAAGGGGCGGCTCGAACGCGCTCTTCGAAGACAAATCCCGGGCGCAGAGAAAGCGAGAGTCTTGACAGAGGTTACGAATTGGCAGAATTAAAGGAAGCAGGTATGAGCATCGCGATCCAGGAGTTTGCAAAGAAGCACGGTCTGACTGAAAAGCAGGTCACCGGCGCGCTGGACGAACTCGGCATCGCACACGGCAACGGCACTTTTGAAGCCGATGCGGACGAAGTCGAGCTCATTCTGGAGCAGGCTAAGACGCTCGAAGGAGAGGCCGACGGCAACACCCTCATCCTGCCTCCAAACCGCACCCCGCGCGACCTCGCCGTCGCCATGGGCAAACCGGACAAGGACGTTCTGAAGACGCTCATGACGAAGGTGAAGGTCATGGCGACCCTGACCACGGCGCTCCAGCCTGCCGTCGCCGAGCGCCTGGCGAAGGAATACGGCTTTAACGTCCGGTGGGAAGAGCCAAAGCCGGAGCCGAAGAAAGGCGCTAAGCCGACGAAGCCCGGCGCGAAGACGGGCGAGGCCGTCCTGCGCCCGCCGGTGGTCACGATCCTGGGCCACGTCGACCACGGCAAGACGTCGTTGCTGGACTACATCCGCAAGACCAACGTCGTCGCCAAAGAGCACGGCGGGATTACCCAGCACATCGGCGCTTACCAGGTCAGGCTGCCAGAAGGACTGATCACCTTCTTGGATACCCCGGGCCACGCGGCTTTCACCGCGATGCGCGCCAGAGGAGCCCAGGTGACGGACATCGCGATCCTCGTGGTGGCCGCGGACGACGGCATCATGCCGCAGACGATCGAGGCGATCAGCCACGTGAAGAACGCGGACGTGCCGATCATCGTCGCGGTCAACAAAGTCGACAAGCCGGAGGCCAACCCCGACCGCGTCCTGCAACAGCTCACCCAGTACGAACTCATCCCGGAGAGCTTTGGCGGTGAAGTCATCACCGTGCCCGTCTCGGCGGTTACGGGACAAGGGGTCCCCGAGCTTCTTGAAATGATCCTGCTCCAAGCCGAGGTGATGGAGCTCAAGGCCAATCCTCGCGGCGACCTGGAAGGGGTCGTTATCGAAGCGAAGCTCGACAAGGGGCGCGGCCCAGTCGCTACGGTGCTCATCGAGGAAGGCACGCTCAAGATCGGTGACGTCGTGACCGTCGGCAACACCTGGGGCAAGATCAAGGCGATGAACGACTGGAAGGGGGAGCGCCTCAAGGAAGCGGGCCCCTCCACTCCGGTCGAGATCCTCGGCCTCTCCGAGGTGCCCCATGCCGGTGACCGGCTCGATAGCGCGAAGGACGAGAGGGCGGGCCGGGACATGAGCGAGACCCGGCTGCTGGACGTCCGCAACAAGGCGATGACCACCGGCAAGCGGAAAGTCAGCCTCAAGGACATCCGCAAGTTGGGCGAAGAAGACGACATCAAGGACCTGAACCTGATCGTGAAGGCCGACGTCCAAGGCTCGGTCGAAGCGGTCAAGGGCTTGCTGGACAAGATTGAGAACGAGGAGGTGAACGTCAGCGTCATCCATACCGGGGTCGGTAGCGTCACCGAGTCCGATATCCTCCTCGCCAGCGCGGCCAACGCGATCGTGG carries:
- the infB gene encoding translation initiation factor IF-2, producing MSIAIQEFAKKHGLTEKQVTGALDELGIAHGNGTFEADADEVELILEQAKTLEGEADGNTLILPPNRTPRDLAVAMGKPDKDVLKTLMTKVKVMATLTTALQPAVAERLAKEYGFNVRWEEPKPEPKKGAKPTKPGAKTGEAVLRPPVVTILGHVDHGKTSLLDYIRKTNVVAKEHGGITQHIGAYQVRLPEGLITFLDTPGHAAFTAMRARGAQVTDIAILVVAADDGIMPQTIEAISHVKNADVPIIVAVNKVDKPEANPDRVLQQLTQYELIPESFGGEVITVPVSAVTGQGVPELLEMILLQAEVMELKANPRGDLEGVVIEAKLDKGRGPVATVLIEEGTLKIGDVVTVGNTWGKIKAMNDWKGERLKEAGPSTPVEILGLSEVPHAGDRLDSAKDERAGRDMSETRLLDVRNKAMTTGKRKVSLKDIRKLGEEDDIKDLNLIVKADVQGSVEAVKGLLDKIENEEVNVSVIHTGVGSVTESDILLASAANAIVVGFNVKPEGQAKAEAERQKVEIRTYNIIYELIEDIENAVKGMLEPKFEEQYMGTIEIRVAFKLSKAGKVAGSHCTDGKVTRNASVRVRRANEVVYQGKLASLRNVKEDVREIIAGQDCGMKFDGWEDFKEGDVVEAYELVQVN